A single Bacteroidota bacterium DNA region contains:
- a CDS encoding geranylgeranylglycerol-phosphate geranylgeranyltransferase, with protein MVKNINKNMIQVEAFFKLVRWPNLLIIAVTQYIIRYCIILPMLRINGFALQFSSFDFFCLVLSTLSIAAAGYVINDYFDTKTDSINRPHKIIVGKYISRRAAILIHTVLNVLGVILGFYISYRIHHIVLGIVFPMIAGILWFYSTTYKRNFLIGNFIVAFLTACVPLLVAVYDIPPINRAYSQILLQSGSNLNYIFNWALVFSYFAFLLNLNREIIKDVEDFEGDQVFGRNTLPIVLGIKWSKVIITFLNAIIIFSLFFFYWKYLKIKFDGTVDFVSLFYFMFLLVFPLLIVIYKIITAKDKSDYHTGSIITKFVMLFGLLYALVADLIISYSF; from the coding sequence TTGCGGTCACACAATATATCATCAGGTATTGCATTATTTTACCCATGCTGAGAATCAATGGATTTGCCCTTCAGTTCAGCTCATTTGATTTCTTCTGCCTGGTGCTGTCAACGTTATCCATCGCCGCCGCCGGATATGTAATCAATGATTATTTCGATACCAAAACAGACTCAATCAACCGTCCGCATAAAATTATCGTAGGCAAGTATATTTCACGCCGGGCTGCAATTTTAATCCATACCGTTTTAAACGTTTTGGGTGTTATCCTGGGATTTTACATCTCTTACCGGATACACCACATTGTGCTTGGTATTGTATTCCCAATGATTGCAGGAATACTCTGGTTTTATTCCACCACTTACAAACGCAATTTCCTGATCGGGAACTTTATTGTGGCTTTTCTGACCGCATGTGTACCTTTATTGGTCGCCGTTTACGATATACCGCCCATTAACAGGGCATATTCACAAATTCTGCTCCAATCTGGTTCTAACTTAAATTATATTTTTAACTGGGCTCTTGTTTTCTCCTATTTCGCTTTCCTGCTCAACCTCAACAGGGAAATTATAAAGGATGTGGAAGATTTTGAAGGAGACCAGGTTTTTGGACGCAATACCCTGCCAATTGTTTTGGGAATTAAATGGTCAAAAGTGATTATCACGTTTCTTAATGCAATTATAATTTTCTCTTTATTCTTTTTTTATTGGAAATATCTGAAAATCAAATTCGACGGGACAGTAGATTTTGTTAGTTTATTCTATTTCATGTTTTTATTGGTTTTCCCTTTACTTATTGTTATTTACAAAATCATTACTGCAAAAGACAAATCAGATTATCATACAGGAAGCATTATCACAAAGTTTGTCATGCTATTCGGACTTCTTTATGCCCTGGTAGCCGACCTCATCATTTCTTATTCGTTCTGA